Proteins found in one Blastocatellia bacterium genomic segment:
- a CDS encoding ferrous iron transport protein A — MSLLDAARNQFYRIKQLDGPTDECRRLLDLGLTPGEEMAVVQSVPFGDPLVVVVRGMRLALRRREAAWIRVE, encoded by the coding sequence ATGAGTTTGTTGGACGCAGCGCGCAATCAGTTCTACCGCATCAAGCAGCTCGATGGTCCCACCGATGAGTGTCGCCGCTTGCTCGACCTGGGGCTGACGCCCGGCGAAGAGATGGCCGTTGTGCAGAGTGTGCCGTTCGGTGATCCGCTGGTAGTGGTCGTGCGCGGCATGCGCCTGGCCCTCAGAAGACGTGAAGCCGCCTGGATACGAGTCGAGTAG